Below is a window of uncultured Cohaesibacter sp. DNA.
TTTCGACAAGGTCAAACCGGACCTGATGGTCATGTCGCCCGGACCGGGCTCGCCCGAGCATTTCAACACCAAGGCGACCATCGCCCAGGCACGCAAGCGTGGTATTGCCATCTTCGGTGTCTGTCTGGGGTTGCAGGCTCTTGCCGAAGCTTTCGGCGGTTCCTTGCGACAGCTTGGCGTGCCGATGCATGGCAAGCCTTCTCGTATTCGCCTGCAACAGGGACGTCTCTTTAAAGGGCTGCCAAAACAAGTGGTTGTAGGTCGCTATCATTCGCTCTTTGCCGATCCGGTGACCCTGCCAAAGGATTTCGAGATCACCGCCGATACAGAAGATGGCGTGATTATGGCAATCGAGCATTCCTCCGAGCCGATCAGTGCCGTTCAGTTCCATCCGGAATCGATCATGACGCTGGGAGGCAATGCCGGAATGACCATGATCGAGAATGTGATCGAAAGCGTCAAAACGCGCAGAAAATAAGTCCTTTATGGAACCTTCAGAGGGGCGGCTCATCTGCCCCTCTGACATTTTTCCCCAGTCCCCTATACTCTGTTTTTCCGCCTGCGACGAATGGGCGACAAGACAGATTTTTGCCGTTAACATAGCCGCGAAAAATCTGATCATATCGATCTCGCCGTCTGATTGACCGATGAATGATATGCTATCCCTCTTTGCGTCAATCGGAGTTGACCATGGCCGTAACCGGAACGATCGCAGCAACAAAACAGGCTCTGGAAAGTGGTGAGACGACGTCTGTCGAGCTTGTCAGCGAGGCCTTCAGCGAAATTGAAAGGGAGGAGGGCGAAGGCGACAGCATTTTCGTCCGCACCTTCAAGAATAGCGCCATCACGCAAGCCGCAGCGGCCGATGCCATGCGAAAAATGGGTATCCCGCTCGGGCCTTTGTCTGGCATTCCCATTTCGGTCAAGGATCTGTTCGATGTGGAAGGCGCCATGACGACCGCAGGCTCTGCCGCGCTGGCCGAAAGTGCCGAACCGGCAGCGCACGATGCCATCGTGATCGAGCGCCTGCGCGCCGCTGGGGGCATTTTCATCGGCCACACCAACATGACTGAGTTTGCCTATTCTGGTCTTGGCATCAATCCCCATTTCGGTACGCCACTCAATGTGTGGGACCGTGAAGTGGGGCGAGTGCCCGGCGGATCATCATCCGGAGCGGCGCTGTCTGTCGTGGAGAATATGGCTGTTGTGGCCATTGGCAGCGATACCGGCGGCTCTGTGCGCATTCCTGCGGCCTTCAACGGCATTTATGGCTTCAAGCCGACAACCGGGCGTCATCCGATGGATGGTGTTTTCCCGCTTTCCTCCACGCTCGACACACCCGGTCCTCTGGCGCGCTCAATGAATTGCTGCCGGATCATCGATCATATCATGGCAGGGGAGCCGGTTCCCGAACCCAATATCAGGTCCATGAACGGCTTGCGCTTCGGCATATTGGAGACGGTTGCTCTTGATGGGCTCGATATGGAAGTTGCCGGCGCATTTGTTCGCGCTCTTGAGAATATCGCCAAGGCCGGAGCCCGTCTGGAGCGGATCAAGGTCGATGTCATGAAAAATTACGATCAGATTGCCAAGCTGGGTAGTCTGGCCGGACCGGAGGCCTATCATCTGCATCGCCATTTTGTCGCTTTCCGTGGAAGCCGGATGGATCCGCGCGTGCTGTCGCGGATTGAGGCTGCTGCCGATATTTCCGCTGCTGACTATATCGAGATGTTGGCTCTGCGTAAGGAAATGATGGAGCAGTCTCATCTGGCCACGCGCAATTATGATGCCATTCTGATGCCGACGGTGGCGATCGTCCCGCCGGAGATCAAGCCGCTTCAGGAATCCGATACGCTCTATGCCGAAGCCAATGTCAAATCCCTGCGCAACACTGTGCTGGTCAATCTGCTCGGGCGGCCTGCTGCAACCATTCCAGTTGGCGCGAAAAATGGGCCTCCAGTCGGGCTCATGATTGTTGGCGAGATCGGGGCGGATGCCGCCGTTCAGGACCTCGCGGAATCCATCGATATCTGCATTCGGTCCAGCCGAGAATGAATCAGGCGCTGAT
It encodes the following:
- a CDS encoding amidase, which encodes MAVTGTIAATKQALESGETTSVELVSEAFSEIEREEGEGDSIFVRTFKNSAITQAAAADAMRKMGIPLGPLSGIPISVKDLFDVEGAMTTAGSAALAESAEPAAHDAIVIERLRAAGGIFIGHTNMTEFAYSGLGINPHFGTPLNVWDREVGRVPGGSSSGAALSVVENMAVVAIGSDTGGSVRIPAAFNGIYGFKPTTGRHPMDGVFPLSSTLDTPGPLARSMNCCRIIDHIMAGEPVPEPNIRSMNGLRFGILETVALDGLDMEVAGAFVRALENIAKAGARLERIKVDVMKNYDQIAKLGSLAGPEAYHLHRHFVAFRGSRMDPRVLSRIEAAADISAADYIEMLALRKEMMEQSHLATRNYDAILMPTVAIVPPEIKPLQESDTLYAEANVKSLRNTVLVNLLGRPAATIPVGAKNGPPVGLMIVGEIGADAAVQDLAESIDICIRSSRE